A stretch of Candidatus Sphingomonas phytovorans DNA encodes these proteins:
- a CDS encoding TIGR02186 family protein — MGQSKPVLVPDVSQRDIEIAYSFTGAELLLFGAILYPGGRLPDDDKPTDIVVVVKGPVQSILVREKEKVAGIWVNAARLRYRSAPSFYAIASSRPIGRLVDGRTQAIYELGLNSLQLSPASSAPTAEQDRFARGLVDLKRRSGLYYEAPGAVEITDGVLYRARVSIPARVPVGRFTAETFLIRDGRVLAAATRNIDIRKSGFERFVARSADRWSFTYGLTAVALSILFGWTAGWVARRF; from the coding sequence ATGGGGCAGTCCAAACCTGTCCTGGTGCCCGACGTCTCCCAGCGCGACATCGAGATCGCCTACAGCTTCACCGGTGCCGAATTGCTGCTGTTCGGCGCGATCCTCTATCCCGGCGGCCGGCTGCCCGATGACGACAAGCCGACCGACATCGTCGTGGTGGTGAAGGGACCGGTCCAGTCGATCCTGGTGCGCGAGAAGGAGAAGGTGGCGGGCATCTGGGTCAACGCAGCGAGGCTGCGCTACCGCTCAGCGCCAAGCTTCTACGCGATCGCCTCGTCGCGGCCGATCGGCAGGCTGGTCGACGGCCGGACCCAGGCGATCTACGAGCTGGGCCTCAACAGCCTGCAATTGTCGCCCGCCAGCAGCGCGCCGACCGCCGAGCAGGATCGTTTCGCGCGCGGGCTGGTCGATCTCAAGCGCCGTTCCGGCCTGTATTACGAGGCACCGGGCGCGGTCGAGATCACCGACGGCGTGCTCTATCGCGCCCGCGTCTCCATCCCGGCGCGCGTGCCGGTCGGCCGCTTCACCGCCGAGACCTTCCTGATCCGCGACGGCCGCGTGCTGGCGGCGGCGACGCGCAATATCGACATCCGCAAATCGGGGTTCGAGCGCTTCGTCGCGCGCTCCGCCGATCGCTGGTCCTTCACCTATGGCCTGACCGCCGTCGCGCTGTCGATCCTGTTCGGCTGGACCGCGGGATGGGTCGCGCGACGGTTCTAG
- a CDS encoding serine hydrolase — translation MKHVVLSATALALIAPAIPALAQTAAPAPAASAAPATPAALAGLDAYIETARQTWQVPGMSVVIVKDDKIVYSRGFGVREEGKPGTVDADTVFAIGSTTKAFTAAALGMLVDEKKIAWDGAVHDYMPSFEMDDPYVTRHATVRDLLSHRTGVVTNGNLWYGSGFDRKEIIRRMRFQTESLGFRNQFQYQNEMFIVAGEVVSSVAGISYDRFIASRIFEPLGMRRSYTSITDLKGLANVATPHVLVDGRMVPIGYRMIDNVGGAGVINSTARDMAQWVRLQLGGGMFEGRQLIAPATLAEMHTGQIVPRGGASATFKFSEYGLAWGIQEYRGQKVVAHTGAIDGMQSVVAMIPDRKLGVVVLTNGLRTMLPTAVEMRVLDAFLGGPVTDHSAVLKKASDDAARVAREKTPPTPATVSSPTLPLDRYVGTYSSAMLGDIAITVADGKLVLARPVESAVLDHVDKDKFKALWNSPGQATIFGQTPVGFTFGSAGQITALELGGDRFARK, via the coding sequence ATGAAGCATGTCGTTCTGTCCGCAACGGCATTGGCCCTGATCGCGCCCGCGATCCCGGCCCTGGCGCAGACTGCAGCCCCGGCACCCGCAGCATCCGCTGCCCCTGCAACCCCGGCCGCGCTCGCGGGGCTCGATGCCTATATCGAGACCGCCCGACAGACCTGGCAGGTGCCCGGCATGTCCGTGGTGATCGTGAAGGACGACAAGATCGTCTATTCCAGGGGCTTCGGTGTCCGTGAGGAAGGAAAGCCCGGAACGGTCGATGCCGACACGGTCTTCGCGATCGGCTCGACGACCAAGGCATTCACCGCGGCGGCGCTCGGCATGCTGGTCGACGAAAAGAAGATCGCCTGGGACGGTGCGGTGCATGATTACATGCCGTCGTTCGAGATGGACGATCCCTATGTCACCCGCCACGCCACGGTTCGCGACCTGCTGTCCCACCGGACCGGCGTGGTCACCAATGGCAACCTCTGGTACGGCTCCGGCTTCGATCGCAAGGAGATCATCCGGCGGATGCGGTTCCAGACCGAGTCGCTCGGTTTCCGCAACCAGTTCCAGTATCAGAACGAGATGTTCATCGTCGCGGGTGAGGTCGTCTCCTCCGTCGCCGGCATCAGCTATGACAGGTTCATCGCCAGCCGGATCTTCGAACCGCTCGGCATGCGCCGAAGCTACACCAGCATCACCGATCTCAAGGGGCTGGCCAATGTCGCGACCCCGCACGTGCTGGTCGATGGCAGGATGGTGCCGATCGGCTATCGCATGATCGACAATGTCGGCGGTGCCGGCGTGATCAATTCAACCGCGCGCGACATGGCGCAGTGGGTGCGCCTGCAACTGGGCGGCGGCATGTTCGAGGGCAGGCAGCTGATCGCCCCCGCCACCCTGGCCGAGATGCACACCGGCCAGATCGTGCCGCGCGGCGGGGCCAGCGCGACCTTCAAGTTCAGCGAATATGGCCTTGCCTGGGGCATCCAGGAATATCGCGGGCAGAAGGTCGTCGCGCATACCGGCGCGATCGACGGCATGCAGAGCGTCGTCGCGATGATACCCGACAGGAAGCTCGGCGTGGTCGTGCTGACCAATGGCTTGCGGACGATGCTGCCCACCGCCGTCGAGATGCGCGTGCTCGACGCTTTTCTGGGCGGTCCGGTGACCGATCACAGTGCTGTCCTGAAAAAGGCAAGCGACGACGCGGCCCGGGTCGCGCGCGAAAAGACGCCCCCGACGCCGGCAACGGTGTCGTCCCCCACCCTGCCGCTCGATCGCTATGTCGGCACCTATTCGAGCGCCATGCTGGGGGACATCGCGATCACGGTGGCCGACGGCAAGCTGGTGCTCGCGCGTCCGGTGGAGTCGGCGGTGCTCGATCATGTGGACAAGGACAAGTTCAAGGCGCTGTGGAACAGCCCCGGCCAGGCGACCATTTTCGGCCAGACCCCGGTGGGCTTCACCTTCGGGTCGGCGGGACAGATCACCGCGCTGGAGCTGGGTGGCGACAGGTTCGCGCGCAAATAG
- a CDS encoding DUF87 domain-containing protein, whose protein sequence is MTEMLGSNAFERAAPTSAGISPQDAAGGGIGIVLEIAGSSSQVMLDARALDAAAQNSDPVAASAGQVGSQIKMRVGSTWLIANIRSLKLMDGSTDRIAAQVDFLGEGDEEKLTGKLYKFRRGVTRYPTPGCRVFPVTTADLKQIYAADDRANIEIGTVYPTRDIRAALYVDAMLGKHFALLGSTGTGKSTAAALILHRICELAPQGHIVMVDPHGEYGAAFKDNGATFDVSNLQMPYWLMNFEEHCEVFVTSSGSEHQIDADILAKCLLMARGKSRLGQEISKLTVDAPIPYLLSDLTNLIQLEMGKMDRAGDTAPYLRLKTKIEEIKADPRYSFMFSGMLVADTMAGFIERIFRLPGDGKPISIIDVSGVPSEITSVVVAVLSRMVFDYAIWSRGEAQRPILLVCEEAHRYIPNERNADDSSVGRILSRIAKEGRKYGVSLGLITQRPSDLAEGVLSQLGTIISMRLNNDRDQAFVRAAMPEGARGFLDSIPALRNRECIICGEGVAIPIRVSFDGLEENRRPASEDPLFSELWREVGQEDLIIGRTLKRWRSQGR, encoded by the coding sequence ATGACCGAAATGCTGGGCAGCAACGCTTTCGAAAGAGCAGCTCCCACAAGTGCCGGAATCTCCCCGCAGGACGCGGCGGGGGGCGGCATCGGCATCGTGCTCGAGATCGCCGGATCGAGCAGCCAGGTGATGCTGGACGCGCGCGCGCTCGACGCCGCCGCGCAGAACAGCGACCCGGTGGCGGCAAGCGCCGGGCAGGTCGGCAGCCAGATCAAGATGCGTGTCGGCAGCACCTGGCTGATCGCCAATATCCGTTCACTGAAGCTCATGGACGGATCAACCGACCGGATCGCCGCGCAGGTCGATTTCCTCGGCGAGGGCGACGAGGAGAAGCTGACCGGCAAGCTCTACAAATTCCGTCGCGGCGTGACGCGCTACCCCACCCCGGGATGCCGCGTGTTCCCCGTGACGACCGCCGACCTGAAGCAGATCTACGCCGCGGACGACCGCGCCAATATCGAGATCGGCACCGTCTATCCGACCCGCGACATCCGCGCCGCGCTGTATGTCGATGCGATGCTGGGCAAGCATTTCGCGCTGCTGGGATCGACCGGCACCGGCAAGTCGACCGCCGCCGCGCTGATCCTTCACCGGATCTGCGAGCTCGCGCCGCAAGGCCATATCGTGATGGTCGATCCGCACGGCGAATATGGCGCCGCGTTCAAGGACAATGGCGCGACCTTCGACGTGTCCAACCTGCAGATGCCGTACTGGCTGATGAATTTCGAGGAGCATTGCGAGGTGTTCGTCACCTCGAGCGGTTCGGAGCATCAGATCGACGCCGACATCCTGGCGAAATGCCTGCTGATGGCGCGCGGCAAGAGCAGGCTGGGGCAGGAAATCTCCAAGCTGACGGTCGACGCGCCGATCCCCTATCTGCTCAGCGACCTGACCAACCTGATCCAGCTCGAAATGGGCAAGATGGACCGGGCCGGCGACACCGCGCCCTATCTTCGGCTCAAGACCAAGATCGAGGAGATCAAGGCCGATCCGCGCTACAGCTTCATGTTCTCCGGCATGCTGGTCGCCGACACGATGGCGGGTTTCATCGAGCGGATCTTCCGCCTGCCGGGCGACGGCAAGCCGATCTCGATCATCGACGTATCGGGCGTGCCGTCCGAAATCACCTCGGTCGTGGTCGCCGTGCTCAGCCGCATGGTGTTCGACTATGCGATCTGGTCACGCGGAGAGGCCCAGCGCCCCATCCTGCTCGTCTGCGAGGAAGCGCATCGCTACATCCCCAACGAACGCAATGCCGACGACAGCTCGGTCGGCCGGATCCTCAGCCGGATCGCCAAGGAGGGCCGCAAATATGGCGTGTCGCTCGGCCTGATCACGCAGCGGCCGTCGGATCTTGCCGAAGGCGTGCTGTCGCAGCTCGGCACGATCATCTCGATGCGCCTGAACAACGATCGCGACCAGGCATTCGTCCGCGCGGCCATGCCGGAAGGCGCGCGCGGCTTCCTCGATTCGATCCCGGCGCTGCGCAACCGCGAGTGCATCATCTGCGGCGAAGGCGTCGCCATCCCGATCCGCGTGTCGTTCGACGGGCTCGAGGAGAACAGGCGCCCCGCATCCGAGGACCCGCTCTTCTCCGAACTGTGGCGCGAAGTCGGCCAGGAAGACCTGATCATCGGGCGCACGCTCAAGCGCTGGCGATCCCAGGGACGCTGA
- a CDS encoding DUF2306 domain-containing protein → MEEPKTMQIATAARALRASGMFWFLTALAGQWLFVIYIAAFYGGAAARGAFAEWNDVLVGGYVAGGTVGNVVLAAHLLLAAVITIGGPLQLVPWIRARFLPFHRWNGRLYILTAIVISLAGLYMVWTRGTAGGLAMWVGISINGVLILVAAVTAWRLALARRIAAHRRWALRSFILVSGVWFFRVGLMCWILLNQGPVGIGKDFDGPFVRFWAFGCYLVPLAVLELYLRAQDRGTPTGRYAMAGGLAVLTLGTGIGIVGAAIGMWLPRLT, encoded by the coding sequence ATGGAAGAACCGAAGACGATGCAGATCGCGACCGCCGCCAGAGCCTTGCGGGCATCGGGCATGTTCTGGTTCCTGACGGCGCTGGCCGGCCAATGGCTGTTCGTCATCTATATCGCGGCATTCTACGGCGGGGCCGCGGCACGGGGCGCCTTTGCCGAGTGGAACGACGTGCTGGTCGGCGGCTATGTCGCCGGCGGTACCGTCGGCAATGTCGTGCTGGCGGCACATCTGCTGCTGGCTGCGGTCATCACCATCGGCGGGCCGCTCCAGCTCGTGCCGTGGATCCGCGCGCGGTTCCTGCCCTTCCATCGCTGGAACGGGCGGCTGTACATCCTCACCGCGATCGTGATCAGCCTTGCCGGACTCTATATGGTCTGGACCCGTGGTACCGCGGGCGGCCTGGCGATGTGGGTCGGGATCAGCATCAACGGGGTGCTCATCCTGGTCGCCGCCGTCACCGCGTGGCGCCTGGCCTTGGCGCGCCGGATCGCGGCGCATCGCCGCTGGGCGTTGCGCAGCTTCATCCTGGTCAGCGGGGTATGGTTCTTCCGGGTCGGGCTGATGTGCTGGATTCTGCTCAACCAGGGCCCGGTCGGCATCGGCAAGGATTTCGACGGGCCGTTCGTGCGTTTCTGGGCATTCGGCTGCTATCTCGTGCCGCTCGCCGTGCTCGAACTCTATCTGCGCGCGCAGGATCGCGGGACGCCGACCGGTCGATACGCGATGGCGGGCGGGCTGGCGGTACTGACGCTTGGCACGGGGATCGGGATCGTCGGCGCCGCGATAGGGATGTGGCTGCCGCGGCTGACCTGA
- a CDS encoding AraC family transcriptional regulator gives MPEPTVSGGYAHNLMQFAVAKGASATLLAERSGIVPDALADPDSRVPMARYVALMKAAKELCDAPALALDLGAEKDFKEISVVGLICYAAPTMGAALMELNRFSRLTAEVDIPVSGGRFQLTPIDGELWLVDMRSDPNAFPEMTESTWSRFISETMRHFPDAAFAKAVHVTHAAPDHAADYERVLKVPVTFGSDRNAIMIDPSWLSIELHQPNLYVFGVLSEHAERLLKSLEKATTMRGRVESLAIPLLHTGDLTMEDIARQIGMSRQSLYRRLKEEDVRFEALIDDLRRRMALHYLSGRKASVNETAYLVGFSDPSSFSRAFKRWTGSSPRGRRTG, from the coding sequence GTGCCCGAACCGACCGTATCAGGGGGGTATGCCCATAATCTGATGCAGTTCGCGGTGGCGAAGGGCGCCAGCGCGACGCTGCTTGCCGAACGATCCGGCATCGTGCCCGACGCGCTGGCCGACCCCGATAGTCGCGTGCCGATGGCCCGCTACGTCGCGCTGATGAAGGCGGCCAAGGAGCTGTGCGACGCGCCCGCCCTGGCGCTCGACCTGGGCGCCGAGAAGGATTTCAAGGAAATCTCGGTCGTCGGACTGATCTGCTATGCCGCGCCGACCATGGGCGCAGCGCTGATGGAGCTGAACCGCTTCAGCCGCCTGACCGCCGAGGTCGATATCCCGGTGAGCGGCGGGCGGTTCCAGCTGACCCCGATCGACGGTGAATTGTGGCTGGTCGACATGCGCAGCGACCCGAACGCCTTTCCCGAAATGACCGAATCGACCTGGTCGCGCTTCATTTCCGAGACCATGCGGCATTTCCCCGACGCAGCCTTTGCCAAGGCGGTGCATGTCACCCATGCGGCACCGGACCATGCCGCCGACTATGAGCGCGTGCTGAAAGTGCCGGTGACGTTCGGCAGCGACAGGAACGCGATCATGATCGACCCATCCTGGCTGTCGATCGAGCTGCACCAGCCGAACCTTTATGTCTTCGGGGTGCTCAGCGAACATGCCGAGCGCCTGCTGAAGAGCCTGGAGAAGGCGACGACGATGCGCGGCCGGGTGGAAAGCCTCGCCATCCCGCTGCTGCACACCGGCGACCTGACCATGGAGGATATCGCGCGGCAGATCGGCATGAGCCGGCAATCGCTCTATCGCCGCCTGAAGGAAGAGGATGTGCGCTTCGAAGCGCTGATCGACGATCTGCGCCGCCGGATGGCGCTGCATTATCTGAGCGGCAGGAAGGCGTCGGTGAACGAAACCGCCTATCTGGTCGGCTTCTCGGACCCGAGTTCCTTTTCAAGGGCGTTCAAGCGCTGGACCGGATCGAGCCCGCGCGGACGCAGAACCGGCTGA
- a CDS encoding M23 family metallopeptidase — MFLRSDHGSDQAGGTATLSFGRAIVPMAEPSTLERLRDAIARIDWAPDLGSQIGSLDWWRGAATCAALCTAGWMLAPGFDTKIIGAAPAALDGDAWDEARAQSIAPLAWGADTGRHMAANDLVAPLSQTPERPIVDITTLFGNGDSFTRVLQRAGVSEGDATATARLVSGAVGLGDIKPGTPIDMTLGRRPNRNVARPLDLLSFRARFDLNLSVSRVNGALALARHPIVIDHTPARFQGLAGRSLYRSARAAGVPAKIVESYIKAMATRLSVGRDVGAGDTFDIIVEQARAATGEVQIGNLMFAGLDQGRKKTQLLKWNDGQWYEASGQYERHGTMGMPVAGHITSTFGLRRHPLLGFTRMHKGLDIGAPYGSPIHAAMGGVVAFAGRNAGYGNFVKLAHGGGIGTGYGHMSRIAVHTGTRVSAGQVIGYVGSTGLSTGPHLHWEVWKNGVAVNPRSMSFSSMAQLTGEALRAFKARYAGLMAVKPGAH; from the coding sequence TTGTTCTTGCGCAGCGATCATGGCTCAGATCAGGCGGGGGGTACCGCTACCCTGTCGTTCGGCCGGGCCATCGTGCCGATGGCGGAGCCGAGCACGCTCGAGCGGCTGCGCGACGCGATCGCCCGTATCGACTGGGCACCCGATCTCGGATCGCAGATCGGCTCGCTCGACTGGTGGCGGGGTGCCGCGACCTGCGCCGCGCTCTGCACCGCCGGCTGGATGCTCGCCCCGGGCTTCGACACGAAGATCATCGGCGCCGCGCCGGCCGCGCTCGACGGCGATGCCTGGGACGAGGCGCGCGCCCAGTCGATCGCGCCGCTTGCCTGGGGTGCCGATACCGGGCGCCATATGGCGGCGAATGACCTTGTCGCGCCGCTCAGCCAGACGCCCGAACGCCCGATCGTCGATATCACCACCCTGTTCGGCAATGGCGACAGCTTCACCCGCGTCCTGCAGCGCGCGGGTGTTTCGGAAGGTGACGCCACCGCCACCGCCCGGCTCGTCTCGGGCGCGGTCGGCCTTGGCGATATCAAGCCCGGCACGCCGATCGACATGACGCTCGGGCGACGCCCGAACCGCAATGTCGCCCGTCCGCTCGATCTCCTGTCCTTCCGCGCGCGCTTCGATCTCAACCTCAGCGTGTCGCGCGTGAACGGCGCGCTCGCCCTGGCGCGCCATCCGATCGTGATCGATCATACGCCCGCCCGCTTCCAGGGCCTGGCCGGCCGAAGCCTCTACCGCTCGGCCAGGGCTGCAGGCGTTCCCGCCAAGATCGTCGAATCCTACATCAAGGCAATGGCGACGCGCCTGTCGGTCGGCCGCGACGTCGGTGCCGGCGACACCTTTGACATCATCGTCGAACAGGCTCGCGCCGCGACCGGCGAAGTCCAGATCGGCAACCTGATGTTCGCTGGCCTCGACCAGGGCCGCAAGAAGACCCAGCTCCTCAAATGGAATGACGGCCAATGGTATGAGGCGTCGGGCCAGTATGAACGGCACGGGACGATGGGCATGCCCGTCGCCGGCCATATCACCTCGACTTTCGGCTTGCGCCGTCACCCGCTGCTCGGCTTCACCCGGATGCACAAGGGGCTCGATATCGGTGCGCCCTATGGTTCGCCGATCCATGCCGCGATGGGTGGCGTCGTCGCCTTTGCCGGGCGCAACGCCGGCTATGGCAATTTCGTGAAGCTCGCGCATGGCGGCGGTATCGGTACCGGCTATGGCCATATGAGCCGAATCGCGGTGCATACCGGTACGCGCGTCTCGGCCGGCCAGGTCATCGGCTATGTCGGCTCGACCGGCCTGTCGACCGGCCCGCACCTTCATTGGGAGGTGTGGAAGAACGGCGTCGCGGTCAATCCGCGCTCGATGTCCTTCTCAAGCATGGCCCAGCTCACCGGCGAGGCATTGCGCGCGTTCAAGGCGCGCTATGCCGGCCTGATGGCGGTGAAGCCCGGCGCGCACTGA
- a CDS encoding helicase-related protein: MSRDTERPVTAVLGPTNTGKTHLAVERLCGHSSGMIGFPLRLLAREVYDRVVRIKGANQVALITGEEKIVPKDARWFLCTAESMPLDRDLAFVGIDEAQLGADPERGHVFTDRILRARGREETMILGSEALRPMLKALVPGIDILNRPRFSTLSYAGARKISRLPKRSAIVAFSAEEVYAVAEMLRRLRGGAAVVMGALSPRTRNAQVAMFQAGEVDYLVATDAIGMGLNMDVAHVAFASLDKFDGHRQRRLTVAEMAQIAGRAGRHQRDGTFGALVEEGPGAFTPEEVLAIEEHRFPGLDFLYWRDGDPDMASIDALVASLEARPAERVLRAAPQATDLAVLKRLAEEDWVRDRVRSPAMVRRLWAAAGLPDFRKLGVDPHARFAGRVFGHLSEGHGHIPHTWFAEEIAQLDNVAGDVETLAGRIAAARSWAYIANRPDWLADPVHWAGRAAAVEERLSDALHLSLTQRFVDKRTTMLLRQIGADKGALPVTIGPEGEVMVEEHAIGRLDGFRFTVAADARHADKRLLLAAAERRLGDERARRGEALAAAADTALAIDDNGPPAILWNGLKVAGLATGPSLARPRLTLDRALDCLERGLQARVRARLEDWIAGQIERRLPGLVALDTAQRDPSATPPLRAVAAALVGAGGIVARGGIDAAVDSLDAVARKRLRAVGVTIGALDLFDQRLLKPGPARWRRMLIAAQAARAPGAAPPDGATVLARGAPGATLADGFRPLGNQAVRVDLAERIARAAHEARAGRKPFAPDPALATSIGVTPETLARLMAALGFRMAPAREEPVQAGAPRWVWRGLTRAKVAPPPRDNAFAALAGLRSTHG; the protein is encoded by the coding sequence ATGAGTCGCGACACCGAACGTCCGGTCACCGCTGTGCTGGGCCCGACCAATACCGGCAAGACCCATTTGGCGGTCGAACGGCTGTGCGGCCATTCGAGCGGCATGATCGGCTTTCCGCTGCGCCTGCTGGCGCGCGAGGTCTATGACCGGGTGGTCAGGATCAAGGGCGCGAACCAGGTCGCGCTGATCACCGGCGAGGAGAAGATCGTCCCGAAGGACGCGCGCTGGTTCCTATGTACCGCTGAATCGATGCCACTGGATCGCGACCTGGCCTTTGTCGGGATCGACGAGGCGCAACTCGGCGCCGATCCCGAGCGCGGCCATGTCTTCACTGACCGGATCCTCCGCGCGCGGGGCCGTGAGGAGACGATGATCCTCGGATCGGAAGCGCTCCGGCCGATGCTCAAGGCGCTGGTGCCGGGGATCGACATCCTCAACCGGCCGCGTTTCTCGACGCTCAGCTATGCCGGCGCGCGAAAGATCTCCCGGCTGCCCAAGCGCTCCGCCATCGTCGCCTTCTCGGCCGAGGAGGTCTATGCCGTGGCCGAGATGCTGCGGCGCCTGCGCGGCGGCGCCGCAGTGGTGATGGGCGCGCTGTCCCCGCGCACGCGCAACGCCCAGGTCGCGATGTTCCAGGCCGGCGAGGTCGACTATCTGGTCGCGACCGACGCGATCGGCATGGGCCTCAACATGGATGTGGCGCATGTCGCCTTCGCCAGTCTCGACAAGTTCGACGGCCATCGCCAGCGCCGGCTGACCGTGGCGGAGATGGCGCAGATCGCCGGCCGCGCGGGACGGCACCAGCGCGACGGGACGTTCGGCGCGCTGGTCGAGGAAGGGCCGGGCGCCTTTACGCCGGAGGAAGTGCTGGCGATCGAGGAGCATCGCTTCCCGGGGCTCGACTTCCTCTACTGGCGCGACGGCGACCCCGACATGGCGAGCATCGACGCGCTCGTCGCCAGCCTGGAGGCTCGGCCTGCCGAGCGGGTGCTGCGCGCAGCGCCGCAGGCGACCGACCTCGCCGTGCTCAAGCGGCTGGCCGAGGAGGACTGGGTGCGCGACCGTGTGCGCTCCCCGGCGATGGTCAGGCGGCTATGGGCGGCGGCGGGACTGCCCGATTTCCGCAAGCTCGGCGTCGATCCGCATGCCCGCTTCGCCGGACGGGTGTTCGGGCATCTCAGCGAGGGACATGGCCATATCCCGCACACCTGGTTCGCGGAGGAGATCGCGCAGCTCGACAATGTCGCGGGCGATGTCGAGACGCTGGCCGGGCGGATCGCGGCGGCGCGGAGCTGGGCGTATATCGCCAACCGGCCCGACTGGCTGGCCGACCCCGTCCATTGGGCCGGCCGGGCGGCAGCGGTCGAGGAACGGCTGTCCGACGCGCTGCACCTCAGCCTGACCCAGCGGTTCGTCGACAAGCGGACGACGATGCTGCTGCGCCAGATCGGCGCCGACAAGGGCGCCCTGCCGGTGACGATCGGGCCCGAAGGCGAGGTGATGGTCGAGGAGCATGCGATCGGGCGGCTCGACGGCTTCCGCTTCACCGTCGCCGCCGACGCGCGGCATGCCGACAAGAGGCTGCTGCTCGCCGCGGCCGAACGCCGCCTGGGCGACGAGCGGGCGCGGCGGGGCGAAGCGCTGGCTGCCGCCGCCGATACGGCGCTGGCGATCGACGACAATGGACCGCCGGCAATTCTGTGGAACGGGCTGAAAGTCGCCGGACTGGCGACCGGACCGTCACTCGCCCGGCCGCGCCTGACGCTGGACCGTGCGCTCGACTGCCTCGAACGCGGGTTGCAGGCCAGGGTGCGGGCCCGGCTTGAGGACTGGATAGCCGGCCAGATAGAGCGGCGCCTGCCCGGGCTGGTCGCGCTCGATACAGCGCAGCGCGATCCTTCGGCGACGCCGCCGCTCCGCGCCGTGGCCGCCGCCCTGGTCGGGGCGGGCGGGATCGTCGCGCGGGGCGGGATCGACGCCGCGGTGGATTCGCTCGACGCGGTGGCCCGCAAGAGGCTGCGCGCGGTCGGCGTGACGATCGGGGCGCTCGACCTGTTCGACCAGCGGCTGCTCAAGCCCGGCCCGGCGCGATGGCGGCGGATGCTGATCGCGGCGCAGGCGGCACGCGCACCGGGGGCAGCACCGCCCGATGGCGCGACGGTGCTCGCCCGCGGCGCCCCGGGCGCGACGCTCGCCGACGGCTTTCGCCCACTCGGCAACCAGGCGGTACGGGTCGATCTGGCCGAGCGGATCGCCCGGGCCGCGCATGAGGCGCGCGCCGGGCGGAAGCCCTTCGCCCCCGACCCTGCGCTCGCCACCTCGATCGGCGTGACGCCCGAAACGCTCGCGCGGCTGATGGCGGCGCTTGGTTTCCGCATGGCCCCGGCACGGGAAGAACCGGTACAGGCAGGGGCGCCGCGCTGGGTATGGCGGGGACTCACCCGTGCCAAGGTGGCGCCGCCGCCACGCGACAATGCCTTTGCGGCGCTGGCGGGGCTTCGCTCGACGCATGGCTAG
- a CDS encoding S4 domain-containing protein has translation MASIGASVGTSIGAGGQTMRLDRFLWFARLAKTRSAAQKIAGEGRLRLDGRAIDRAHASVRIGSVLAFVQGDRVRAIRVEALPPRRGPAPEARACYTDLVIENVSHQASGD, from the coding sequence ATGGCTAGTATCGGGGCTAGCGTCGGGACTAGCATCGGGGCTGGCGGCCAGACGATGCGGCTCGACCGGTTCCTCTGGTTCGCGCGGCTCGCAAAAACGCGCAGCGCCGCCCAGAAGATCGCCGGCGAGGGCCGGCTCCGGCTCGACGGGCGTGCGATCGACCGCGCCCATGCAAGCGTTCGCATCGGCAGCGTGCTGGCCTTTGTCCAGGGCGACAGGGTACGCGCGATCCGGGTGGAGGCGCTGCCGCCACGGCGGGGCCCCGCACCCGAGGCACGCGCCTGCTACACCGACCTCGTCATTGAGAACGTCTCGCATCAGGCTTCGGGCGATTGA
- a CDS encoding ferredoxin family protein, whose product MTYVVTDACIRCKYMDCVEVCPVDCFYEGENMLVINPSECIDCGVCEPECPAEAILPDTESGLEKWLELNNSFSSQWPNVTRKADQTPADADEHKGEEGKYDKYFSPEAGKGD is encoded by the coding sequence ATGACCTACGTCGTCACCGATGCCTGCATTCGCTGCAAGTACATGGACTGCGTCGAGGTTTGTCCGGTCGATTGCTTCTATGAAGGCGAGAACATGCTGGTGATCAACCCCAGCGAATGCATCGATTGCGGCGTATGCGAGCCCGAATGCCCGGCCGAGGCGATCCTGCCCGATACCGAGAGCGGCCTGGAAAAATGGCTCGAGCTGAACAACAGCTTCTCGTCGCAATGGCCCAATGTGACACGCAAGGCAGACCAGACTCCCGCCGACGCCGACGAGCATAAGGGCGAAGAAGGCAAGTACGACAAATACTTCTCGCCGGAGGCCGGCAAGGGCGACTGA